A single genomic interval of Brevibacillus brevis harbors:
- a CDS encoding 1-phosphofructokinase family hexose kinase: MLVTVTLNAAIDKTYRLSHFRSGEQHRTADVLSLPGGKGINVARVAKALGQDVVASGFIAGHNGRFIVEGCEREGIASSFIETSGESRLCLAFLDEQEKTVTEVLEQGPSPSEEEISRLQTRLIELADQAQYMVFSGSLPGGVPAETYAALIRSVAGKGIACVLDTSGQALLEGIKATPSLIKPNRPEAEAILGFSLDNDEARCRAIRELRERGAQRVLLSLGEEGAWFGDSQETWRISAIPLADTEVKNTVGCGDSMLAGVLVGRMRGLAWPDAIWLGMACGAANTRSFGAGMIAPDDVQRLRSQPMHVERVE, translated from the coding sequence ATGCTCGTAACGGTCACACTGAACGCGGCCATCGATAAGACGTATCGCCTCTCGCATTTTCGTTCTGGGGAGCAGCATCGCACGGCTGATGTACTGAGCTTGCCCGGCGGAAAAGGGATAAATGTAGCACGTGTAGCGAAAGCATTGGGGCAGGATGTAGTCGCAAGTGGTTTTATAGCCGGTCACAACGGGAGGTTCATCGTGGAAGGCTGCGAACGTGAGGGGATTGCGTCCTCCTTTATCGAAACGAGCGGAGAATCCCGACTGTGCCTCGCTTTTCTCGACGAACAGGAAAAAACGGTGACAGAAGTGCTAGAGCAGGGTCCCTCGCCCAGTGAAGAAGAGATCAGTCGCTTGCAAACGCGTTTGATCGAGCTGGCGGATCAGGCACAGTACATGGTTTTTTCCGGAAGCTTGCCAGGTGGCGTTCCAGCCGAAACTTACGCTGCGCTCATCCGAAGTGTCGCAGGGAAAGGAATCGCATGCGTGCTCGATACGAGCGGTCAGGCCCTGCTGGAAGGAATAAAAGCAACACCCTCGCTCATCAAGCCCAATCGACCGGAAGCAGAAGCGATTCTCGGATTTTCGCTGGATAACGACGAGGCCCGATGCAGAGCGATACGCGAGCTCCGTGAGCGGGGTGCCCAGCGAGTCCTTCTCTCGTTGGGCGAGGAGGGCGCGTGGTTTGGCGATAGCCAGGAGACGTGGCGTATTTCCGCGATCCCATTAGCAGATACCGAAGTGAAAAATACGGTGGGCTGCGGTGATTCCATGCTTGCGGGTGTCCTTGTCGGACGTATGCGAGGCTTGGCTTGGCCAGATGCGATTTGGCTAGGGATGGCATGCGGGGCCGCTAATACACGGTCATTTGGAGCAGGCATGATCGCGCCCGACGATGTGCAGCGGTTGAGGAGTCAGCCGATGCATGTGGAGCGAGTCGAGTAG
- a CDS encoding class II fructose-bisphosphate aldolase has protein sequence MALVSSTQMLRTAREQGYCVGAFNVHTMEMLQAVVEAACEANAPLILQTTVGTVRHLGPEYVAAIARVASEEARVPIALHLDHCHEEELIMRCIEAGYTSVMIDASMHPFAENAEMTRRVVELARERGVNVEAELGKVGGVEDDLVVDDADAALADPIECERFIELTGVDTLAPAIGTAHGIYKGEPRIDFARIEEIARRVSVPLVLHGGSGIPVEQVKRAVQLGMAKMNVATELRIAFSQAIKGVFDNNPQENDPRTYMKQAKQAVKEVALAKMEMCGCIGKASGR, from the coding sequence ATGGCGTTGGTATCATCGACACAGATGCTGCGCACAGCGAGAGAGCAAGGATATTGTGTGGGAGCATTCAACGTGCACACGATGGAAATGCTCCAAGCAGTAGTGGAGGCGGCTTGCGAAGCAAACGCACCACTCATTTTACAGACCACAGTCGGAACGGTCCGGCATCTCGGACCGGAGTATGTAGCAGCAATCGCCCGGGTAGCCTCAGAAGAGGCCCGGGTGCCGATTGCCCTGCATTTGGATCATTGCCATGAAGAGGAGCTGATCATGCGATGTATCGAAGCGGGATATACATCGGTCATGATCGATGCGTCGATGCATCCTTTTGCGGAAAATGCGGAGATGACGCGGCGTGTAGTGGAGCTGGCTAGGGAACGCGGTGTCAATGTGGAGGCAGAGCTCGGCAAGGTCGGGGGCGTGGAGGATGATCTCGTCGTCGACGATGCAGATGCTGCACTGGCTGACCCGATTGAGTGCGAGAGATTTATCGAGTTGACGGGCGTGGATACGTTGGCTCCGGCTATTGGTACGGCTCACGGGATTTACAAGGGGGAGCCGCGCATTGATTTTGCCCGCATCGAAGAGATTGCCCGTCGTGTTTCTGTGCCGCTTGTGTTGCATGGCGGCTCGGGAATTCCCGTGGAGCAGGTGAAGCGGGCAGTTCAGCTCGGCATGGCAAAAATGAACGTAGCGACAGAGCTGCGTATCGCGTTTTCACAAGCGATCAAGGGCGTATTTGACAACAACCCGCAGGAAAACGACCCGCGCACCTATATGAAGCAGGCCAAGCAGGCGGTCAAAGAAGTTGCACTCGCCAAGATGGAGATGTGCGGTTGTATTGGGAAAGCTAGTGGACGTTAA
- a CDS encoding hybrid sensor histidine kinase/response regulator transcription factor, translated as MIFNIKKWFWYNWVIFALRTIWLGIIVIADVMYPAMIAVPFGVIILSALLVYAIPLIVQYRKENGYLAVEVVMTGFFYLFVAYVAPGLIWSFVLLVIIIGVASSRKTYMWTGISSGIIFPALNGLITNRLPYEFMFSCSFGFAIGMAFSILIESHKQGRIIQEQKQLLEQHIKQIEELTLIEERNRLSHELHDTIGHSLTSLIVGVESLRSSVADSQIERVDKLVSIAQGSLDDIRKHFHQLSHAHARFNQSLSEALLELTEEFMKSTGVTVNFRVIGSETLVMQKMSICLYRCLQESLTIAVRHGQASVISVDLYFESQQLRLQIEDNGNGMESIEFGLELKGIKERLEQQQGTLSVHSQSGQGTVVICNVPIQVEAGHGSIRLLIVDDQVMIAESLQQILSQQDNFIVVGTASDGHEALEQCERHQPDIVLMDVHMQGMNGLEAFLQMKERWPNMKVVVMTTFEDSVQAATALEHGAEGYMLKSTRPKEMMEAMKLINSGGTWLDQSIATRVFEEMKRQREQLEKYSPNDPYGLTKREREILQHLSDGLRYKSIATKLFLSEGTVRNYCSTLYSKLGVSNREEAIELARTENIL; from the coding sequence ATGATATTCAACATAAAAAAATGGTTTTGGTACAATTGGGTCATTTTTGCCTTGCGAACGATTTGGCTAGGCATCATCGTCATCGCAGATGTTATGTATCCGGCAATGATAGCCGTTCCGTTCGGAGTCATCATCCTTAGTGCCCTTTTGGTTTATGCCATTCCATTGATCGTTCAATATAGAAAAGAAAATGGGTATCTGGCTGTCGAAGTCGTCATGACAGGCTTTTTTTATCTATTTGTGGCCTATGTAGCGCCTGGATTGATTTGGTCTTTCGTTTTACTGGTGATCATTATTGGTGTAGCCAGTAGTCGCAAAACGTATATGTGGACGGGAATCTCTAGTGGGATTATTTTTCCGGCTTTGAACGGGTTAATTACCAATCGTCTCCCGTACGAGTTCATGTTTAGTTGCAGCTTTGGTTTTGCGATTGGTATGGCCTTTAGCATATTAATTGAGTCTCATAAGCAAGGCCGTATCATTCAAGAACAGAAGCAATTACTGGAGCAGCATATTAAGCAAATCGAGGAGCTGACACTGATCGAGGAACGTAATCGGTTGTCACATGAGTTACATGACACGATTGGCCATTCGTTAACCTCTCTGATTGTTGGTGTTGAGTCGCTCCGGTCCTCGGTTGCTGATTCACAGATCGAACGAGTCGATAAACTTGTCTCAATCGCTCAAGGCAGCCTGGATGATATCAGAAAGCATTTCCATCAGCTCTCTCATGCTCATGCTCGGTTCAATCAGTCGTTAAGTGAGGCGCTACTGGAACTAACAGAAGAATTTATGAAGTCAACAGGTGTAACGGTCAACTTCCGCGTGATCGGCAGTGAGACACTCGTTATGCAAAAAATGAGCATTTGTTTATATCGTTGCCTGCAAGAATCGCTCACAATTGCGGTTCGTCACGGCCAAGCTAGTGTAATATCTGTTGATCTGTATTTCGAAAGTCAGCAACTCCGTTTACAAATTGAAGATAATGGAAATGGAATGGAATCCATCGAGTTCGGCTTAGAACTAAAAGGAATAAAAGAACGGCTTGAGCAACAGCAAGGTACGCTGTCCGTTCATTCACAATCAGGGCAAGGAACCGTTGTCATTTGTAATGTTCCCATACAGGTAGAAGCTGGACATGGAAGTATCCGCCTGCTTATTGTTGACGATCAGGTGATGATTGCCGAGAGCTTACAGCAAATCTTAAGCCAGCAGGACAACTTTATCGTTGTTGGTACAGCTAGTGATGGGCATGAAGCATTAGAACAGTGTGAGCGACACCAGCCGGATATCGTGTTAATGGACGTGCACATGCAAGGGATGAATGGACTGGAGGCCTTCCTTCAAATGAAAGAACGCTGGCCGAACATGAAGGTTGTGGTCATGACAACGTTTGAGGATTCGGTACAGGCGGCAACAGCATTGGAGCACGGGGCGGAAGGATATATGCTAAAATCTACTCGTCCAAAAGAGATGATGGAAGCGATGAAGCTTATCAATAGCGGGGGAACGTGGCTTGACCAGTCGATCGCCACCCGGGTATTTGAAGAGATGAAGCGCCAACGTGAGCAGTTAGAGAAGTACAGCCCGAATGATCCGTATGGATTGACGAAACGGGAAAGGGAGATTTTACAGCATTTATCGGATGGGCTTCGCTACAAATCGATTGCCACCAAACTCTTTTTATCAGAGGGAACGGTACGGAATTACTGTTCCACCCTTTACTCCAAGCTCGGTGTCAGCAACCGGGAAGAAGCCATTGAACTGGCGAGAACCGAGAATATCCTATAG
- a CDS encoding erythromycin esterase family protein: MNFYRSIIVAVSICGLLITGCTNTAPLTEMDSEQQGKKAENLSPKEWLELNSFQLNSAEPGTDLKDIEPLRQMIGSASIVGLGEANHGSREIFTMKHRFVEFLVMEMGFTTLVLEENWGNALKLDHYVLTGEGNPSKFLMPIFQTKEIVDMLEWMREYNADPENEEKLRVVGMDVQNVSENVYDEIRQYIKKYKPDLLPRVNNKMKELAEATKDLETYSALPQAIQEKHQEQAKEITEILEQNKSSLNGQSKEFARIKQHAKVIEQFTGMYFNFSENPSELFLKHDIAMFENAKWAHEQLGKTIVWGHNGHIAKNNMLQEVYPKLAGQHLLEHYGKEYVTIGTSFGKGDYNAFNLENKIVPATIQLNDPKTFNHTLDQVSKDQYFVDLRNATGLTQKWLEEEQPFLIGFGSADPSKPNTITTSLGQAFDILIHLDTVSAGELVR, encoded by the coding sequence ATGAACTTTTACAGAAGTATCATCGTCGCGGTATCGATTTGTGGTCTACTCATAACAGGATGCACGAATACAGCTCCATTAACCGAGATGGACAGCGAACAACAAGGGAAGAAGGCAGAAAATCTAAGTCCAAAAGAATGGTTAGAGCTGAACTCTTTTCAATTGAATAGCGCTGAGCCTGGGACTGATCTTAAAGATATTGAACCGCTGCGCCAAATGATCGGTTCTGCTTCAATCGTAGGTTTAGGTGAGGCAAATCATGGAAGTCGTGAAATTTTTACGATGAAACACCGGTTTGTTGAATTTCTCGTCATGGAAATGGGCTTTACCACCCTTGTATTAGAAGAAAACTGGGGCAACGCATTGAAACTTGATCATTACGTTCTCACAGGAGAAGGGAATCCGAGTAAATTCCTAATGCCTATATTTCAAACAAAAGAAATCGTAGACATGCTGGAATGGATGCGTGAGTACAATGCCGATCCCGAGAACGAAGAGAAACTACGGGTGGTCGGAATGGATGTACAAAATGTCAGCGAAAATGTATACGATGAGATCAGACAGTATATAAAAAAATATAAGCCTGACCTGCTGCCCCGTGTGAATAATAAAATGAAGGAACTTGCCGAAGCTACGAAGGACCTGGAAACCTATTCAGCTTTGCCACAGGCCATTCAGGAAAAACATCAGGAGCAAGCGAAAGAAATCACGGAAATATTGGAACAAAACAAAAGCAGTTTGAACGGCCAATCCAAGGAGTTCGCAAGGATTAAGCAACACGCCAAGGTCATTGAGCAATTTACTGGCATGTATTTCAACTTCTCAGAGAATCCATCTGAATTATTTTTGAAGCATGATATCGCGATGTTTGAGAATGCGAAGTGGGCTCATGAACAGCTGGGAAAAACAATCGTATGGGGTCACAATGGGCACATCGCAAAGAACAATATGTTGCAAGAGGTATACCCGAAGCTCGCCGGTCAGCATTTACTGGAGCATTATGGAAAGGAATATGTAACGATTGGAACTTCATTCGGGAAAGGCGATTATAACGCGTTTAACCTTGAAAATAAAATTGTTCCAGCTACCATTCAATTGAATGATCCAAAAACATTCAATCATACTCTGGATCAAGTCTCAAAGGATCAATACTTTGTTGATTTACGGAATGCTACAGGTCTCACCCAAAAATGGTTAGAGGAAGAACAGCCGTTTTTGATCGGATTCGGTTCTGCTGATCCAAGCAAACCAAACACGATAACAACCTCGCTTGGGCAAGCATTTGATATTCTCATTCATTTAGACACAGTGAGCGCTGGCGAGCTTGTTCGTTAA
- a CDS encoding bifunctional phosphoglucose/phosphomannose isomerase, giving the protein MRINLNDAKALRELDTISALQDTESYDEQFKTGLKLSDSLDVSNISVKIENIVVLGTGGGSAASVNLIKSYLFDELQVPLQLNQGYTIPAFVDEKTLVIVVSHSGNTEEVVSGYEAAIAKGAQSAVITAGGKVLEMAREHNHACLLVPGGMMPRIVLGYIFLPILAILTKLGLISDKRAEVEETIALFEEWKHIYGTDSPIEKNEAKQIAIEMDGLIPVVYGTLPFFDAPAWRWKNQLGENSKLMAFWNAIPSLHHDEAVGWDSPSALLKGVHFTLIRDLEDSEKTTQRVEISADILRERAGGVRVVHSHGVSRMARLFSIVYLADFVSLYAALIRGVDPTPVEVINLFKQKMGQPLVTVQVR; this is encoded by the coding sequence ATGCGTATAAACCTCAATGATGCAAAAGCCTTGCGCGAGCTGGACACGATTTCTGCTCTGCAAGATACGGAAAGCTACGATGAACAATTTAAAACGGGCCTAAAATTATCTGATAGTTTAGATGTATCTAATATTTCTGTTAAAATTGAAAATATTGTAGTGCTTGGCACTGGTGGTGGTTCGGCTGCGAGCGTCAATTTGATCAAGTCGTATTTGTTTGACGAGCTGCAAGTGCCGCTTCAATTAAATCAAGGCTACACCATCCCGGCTTTTGTGGATGAGAAGACGCTCGTCATCGTCGTTAGCCACTCCGGCAATACAGAAGAAGTCGTCAGCGGCTACGAAGCAGCGATCGCCAAAGGAGCACAGAGCGCGGTCATTACGGCGGGTGGAAAAGTATTGGAGATGGCTCGTGAACACAATCATGCGTGCTTGCTCGTGCCGGGCGGAATGATGCCGCGGATCGTACTCGGTTACATTTTCCTGCCGATTCTCGCCATCTTGACGAAGCTCGGGCTGATTTCCGACAAGCGCGCGGAGGTCGAGGAGACGATTGCCCTGTTCGAGGAGTGGAAGCACATCTACGGAACGGACTCTCCGATCGAGAAAAATGAAGCCAAACAAATCGCCATCGAGATGGATGGACTGATACCTGTCGTATACGGAACACTACCGTTTTTCGATGCCCCTGCATGGCGGTGGAAAAATCAGCTAGGGGAAAACAGCAAGCTGATGGCATTTTGGAACGCCATTCCGAGCCTTCACCACGATGAAGCTGTGGGTTGGGATTCGCCGTCTGCGCTGCTGAAGGGTGTTCATTTTACACTCATTCGCGATCTGGAGGACAGCGAGAAGACGACCCAACGTGTAGAAATCAGTGCCGACATTTTACGTGAGCGCGCTGGTGGGGTAAGGGTGGTACATTCTCACGGCGTATCCCGGATGGCTCGGTTGTTTTCTATCGTGTACCTGGCTGACTTCGTGTCGCTGTACGCTGCTCTGATTCGCGGCGTTGATCCAACCCCTGTAGAAGTGATCAATTTGTTCAAACAAAAAATGGGGCAGCCGCTCGTTACTGTGCAGGTGAGGTAG
- a CDS encoding DJ-1/PfpI family protein — MKKVCLLLPNGFEAVEASVFTDVIGWNKEEGDGTTELVTVGTRKELKCTWNFTVIPEMVIDDADVNDFDALALPGGFEQAGFYEDAYREDVLAFIREFEKQGKVIASICVGALPLGKSGILQGRKATTYNLNNQLRQKQLAAMGAHVIPDQSIVIDNNIITSYNPSTAFDVAFTLLESLTSRENTDNVKRLMGFLSAI, encoded by the coding sequence ATGAAAAAAGTGTGCTTGTTATTACCGAATGGCTTTGAAGCAGTAGAGGCTAGCGTATTTACAGATGTGATCGGCTGGAACAAGGAAGAGGGCGACGGAACAACGGAGCTGGTGACGGTAGGCACGCGCAAAGAATTGAAATGCACGTGGAATTTTACCGTAATCCCCGAAATGGTGATCGACGATGCGGATGTAAATGACTTCGATGCATTGGCATTGCCTGGCGGTTTTGAGCAGGCGGGCTTTTATGAAGATGCTTATCGCGAGGACGTTCTCGCTTTCATACGTGAATTTGAAAAGCAAGGCAAAGTGATCGCCTCCATCTGTGTCGGCGCACTGCCGCTCGGGAAAAGTGGGATTTTGCAAGGACGGAAAGCAACGACCTACAACCTGAACAACCAGCTACGGCAAAAGCAACTAGCTGCGATGGGTGCCCATGTCATCCCTGACCAATCCATCGTCATCGACAACAACATCATCACCTCGTACAACCCTTCGACCGCTTTTGATGTGGCATTCACCTTGCTGGAGTCGCTGACATCCCGCGAAAACACCGATAATGTGAAGCGCTTGATGGGGTTTCTTTCTGCTATTTAA
- a CDS encoding LysR family transcriptional regulator yields the protein MEIRQFQTFKAVVDFNSFTKAAQALQYSQATITSHIQQLEEGMGVPLFDRLGKKIQLTAYGRELYTYVEELLVSYAKIKDISANEQSLQGELRIGASETITIYRLGDILSKYRASYPGVNISFVMDDCSRLREKLHEGLLDIVITLEPKLDDPNLVVEPFSTERLVFIGGRDHSFEKIEDAGEECMIFSGEHCALRRFFQRFLEKREIKPKHHLEFSSMEAIKQSVANGLGVSLMPHISVEALLNEQKVKMIACEEELLFYAQIAYHKNKWLSRAHKKFIDFMLESRDIG from the coding sequence ATGGAGATTCGCCAATTTCAAACCTTTAAGGCAGTCGTCGATTTCAACAGCTTTACGAAGGCCGCACAAGCACTGCAATATTCACAGGCGACGATTACGTCCCATATTCAGCAATTGGAAGAAGGAATGGGAGTTCCTCTGTTTGATCGACTGGGAAAGAAAATCCAGTTAACCGCCTATGGCCGCGAGCTGTACACGTATGTCGAGGAGCTGCTGGTTTCGTATGCGAAGATCAAGGATATATCGGCGAATGAGCAATCACTGCAAGGCGAGCTGCGCATCGGAGCCTCGGAGACGATTACGATCTATCGGTTGGGGGACATTTTGTCCAAGTACAGAGCGAGCTACCCGGGCGTAAATATTTCATTTGTGATGGATGATTGTAGTCGCTTGCGGGAAAAGCTGCATGAAGGTCTATTGGATATCGTGATCACGCTGGAGCCAAAGCTCGATGATCCGAATCTGGTCGTGGAGCCGTTCTCGACCGAGCGCCTGGTTTTTATAGGAGGGCGCGATCATTCGTTTGAAAAAATAGAGGATGCTGGCGAGGAATGTATGATTTTCAGCGGAGAGCATTGTGCTCTGCGGCGGTTTTTTCAACGATTCTTGGAAAAAAGAGAGATCAAGCCGAAACACCACCTGGAATTCTCCAGTATGGAAGCGATCAAGCAGAGTGTGGCGAACGGGCTAGGCGTGAGCTTGATGCCGCATATTAGCGTCGAAGCCTTGTTGAATGAGCAAAAAGTGAAAATGATAGCGTGCGAGGAAGAGCTATTGTTCTATGCGCAAATTGCCTACCATAAAAACAAGTGGCTCTCACGGGCGCATAAGAAATTTATTGATTTCATGCTGGAAAGTCGGGATATCGGGTAA
- a CDS encoding serine hydrolase domain-containing protein has product MKPFPMQKGASLTLSALLIGTLILPTYGCAEAGLDQAITQQQNTDHAKIKEAIDKAAASENIPGVLFAVKKGNDFWSYASGEANIESKKPMEADFSFRIGSITKSFVGVVTLQLAEEKKLSLDDSVEKWLPGVVQGNGYDGNKITIRQLLNHTSGVADYLDGELKESLIQNSTQTFTAEQLISRALKHTPTTGGYSNTNTVLMKLIIQKVTGETVAEQIKKRVIEPLQLTETFFPENSQSIPKNSPNGYFNNAGTLMDMTDLNPSFADAAGAMISTTKDLTTFFSALLGGKLLTPEMQKEMLTTVSNPYGKFGLGIQEVTLPNGTTIWGHQGGIPGFTNFAGGTKDGEHVIAMSINALEGTVSHMENIQMTEFSGLAMQPSTPDQVAQQHGKEMKDFIDQKAKVEGVPGIIAAGLRDGEYWSYAAGVANLDHKNPMEPDFTFRIGSVTKAFVATVVLQLAQEKKLNLDDSVEKWLPGVVKGNGYDGNKITIRQLLNQTSGIASYTSTEMRYATSFPQYTVDDLVRMGLAKPPVFQPAAGFDYSNTNTVLAGLVIQKVTGETYDVQMKKRILDPLQMTNTSFSGSNPKIPGQHATGYSLNRAGKLFDFTEYNPSFANAAGEMISTGKDLTTFFSALLGGKLLNDEMMKQMTTGVESPFGKYGLGIYEVTLPNGKTYWAHGGGIHGFETLAGGTLGGKDILVTNINAVGPEPVVANQAMFEKEFSR; this is encoded by the coding sequence ATGAAACCATTCCCTATGCAAAAAGGAGCGTCCCTTACGTTATCTGCCTTATTGATAGGAACGCTGATACTTCCTACTTACGGTTGTGCGGAAGCAGGTTTGGATCAGGCAATCACGCAACAACAGAATACGGATCATGCCAAAATAAAAGAAGCGATTGATAAAGCTGCTGCCAGCGAAAACATTCCAGGTGTCCTCTTTGCAGTAAAGAAGGGAAATGATTTCTGGTCGTATGCTTCCGGCGAAGCGAATATAGAAAGTAAGAAACCGATGGAAGCTGACTTTTCATTTCGAATCGGGAGTATAACGAAATCGTTCGTCGGTGTAGTGACCCTGCAACTAGCTGAGGAAAAGAAGCTAAGCCTCGATGACTCCGTGGAAAAATGGCTGCCAGGTGTCGTCCAAGGAAACGGATATGACGGTAACAAAATTACGATTCGTCAGTTATTAAATCATACGAGTGGAGTGGCAGACTACTTAGATGGTGAACTCAAGGAAAGTTTAATCCAGAACTCCACTCAAACGTTTACAGCAGAACAACTCATTTCTCGCGCATTAAAGCACACACCAACCACGGGTGGCTATTCGAATACGAATACAGTGCTGATGAAACTCATTATCCAAAAGGTCACAGGAGAAACGGTTGCCGAACAAATCAAGAAACGAGTGATTGAGCCGCTTCAACTAACAGAAACGTTTTTCCCGGAAAACTCTCAATCCATTCCGAAAAACAGTCCGAATGGATACTTTAACAATGCCGGTACATTAATGGATATGACTGACCTTAACCCTTCGTTTGCAGACGCAGCAGGGGCTATGATCTCGACTACGAAAGATTTAACAACGTTCTTTAGTGCTTTATTGGGCGGAAAATTGTTAACACCTGAGATGCAGAAAGAAATGTTAACCACTGTTTCTAATCCATACGGGAAATTCGGACTCGGTATTCAGGAAGTAACATTGCCGAATGGCACTACCATATGGGGTCATCAAGGTGGCATTCCTGGATTCACCAACTTCGCAGGTGGAACAAAAGACGGCGAGCATGTGATCGCGATGAGTATCAATGCATTAGAAGGTACTGTTTCTCATATGGAGAACATCCAGATGACTGAATTCTCGGGACTAGCGATGCAACCATCCACCCCGGATCAAGTAGCTCAACAACACGGGAAAGAAATGAAGGACTTCATTGATCAGAAAGCAAAAGTCGAGGGAGTCCCTGGAATCATTGCTGCTGGGTTAAGAGACGGAGAATACTGGTCTTATGCAGCGGGTGTAGCCAACCTCGATCATAAAAATCCGATGGAGCCAGACTTTACTTTCCGTATTGGCAGTGTCACAAAGGCGTTTGTTGCTACCGTTGTTTTACAGTTGGCTCAGGAAAAAAAGCTGAATCTGGATGACTCGGTAGAAAAATGGCTCCCGGGTGTGGTAAAAGGCAATGGGTATGACGGCAACAAAATCACGATTCGTCAGTTATTGAACCAAACGAGCGGGATTGCAAGCTACACGAGTACAGAAATGCGGTACGCTACCTCGTTCCCTCAATATACCGTTGATGACCTTGTACGTATGGGACTGGCTAAGCCGCCAGTATTTCAACCAGCGGCAGGATTTGACTATTCGAATACAAATACCGTACTAGCTGGTCTTGTTATTCAAAAGGTGACAGGAGAAACGTACGATGTGCAGATGAAGAAACGGATCCTCGACCCGCTTCAGATGACAAATACATCCTTTAGTGGTAGTAATCCAAAAATCCCGGGCCAGCATGCCACAGGCTATAGCTTGAATCGGGCAGGGAAACTGTTTGATTTCACAGAGTATAATCCTTCATTCGCGAATGCTGCGGGGGAAATGATTTCGACAGGGAAGGATTTGACCACCTTTTTTAGTGCGCTTTTGGGTGGGAAATTATTAAATGACGAGATGATGAAGCAGATGACAACAGGTGTGGAATCGCCTTTTGGCAAATATGGACTGGGGATTTATGAGGTGACACTGCCGAACGGAAAGACCTATTGGGCTCATGGAGGCGGCATTCATGGGTTTGAAACGTTAGCGGGTGGTACCTTAGGCGGGAAGGATATTTTGGTGACAAACATCAATGCGGTCGGTCCAGAACCTGTCGTCGCTAATCAAGCCATGTTCGAAAAGGAATTTAGCCGTTGA
- a CDS encoding DeoR/GlpR family DNA-binding transcription regulator, which translates to MLAAERHSKILEQLKAEQSVTVSQLSLALDVSEVTIRKDLIKLENDGLLTRIHGGATITNFLPLERSFTEKLEERSEEKQAIAYQALSHIQPGDTVILGAGTTMMELAKLLRGLNDLTVVTNAVNIAMELNSQGKHHVILIGGEMRHKSFALVGSVAADNLRGLSVFKCFIGADGVHPENGLTTLNLAEAQINQVMMERARKVYVLADHSKFGETHLAKFAGVSDVDRIITDAAAQHLVSKYAELGINLELASLQGVSR; encoded by the coding sequence ATGCTGGCAGCCGAACGGCACAGCAAGATTCTCGAACAATTGAAGGCAGAACAGAGCGTAACCGTCAGCCAATTGAGTCTGGCCCTGGATGTGTCTGAAGTAACGATCCGAAAAGATTTGATCAAGCTCGAAAACGATGGCCTGCTGACCCGCATTCACGGAGGAGCGACGATTACGAATTTCTTGCCATTGGAGCGCAGTTTTACGGAAAAGCTGGAAGAGAGAAGCGAAGAAAAGCAAGCGATCGCCTATCAAGCGCTGTCGCACATTCAGCCGGGGGACACGGTTATTCTCGGAGCAGGGACAACGATGATGGAGCTCGCCAAGCTGCTGCGCGGCTTGAATGATCTGACGGTCGTGACGAATGCGGTCAACATCGCGATGGAGCTGAACAGTCAAGGCAAGCATCACGTCATCTTGATCGGTGGAGAGATGCGCCACAAATCCTTTGCGCTCGTTGGTTCTGTCGCAGCCGACAATTTGCGAGGACTTTCTGTCTTCAAATGTTTTATCGGGGCAGATGGGGTTCATCCGGAAAATGGGCTGACGACGCTCAATCTGGCCGAAGCGCAAATCAACCAGGTCATGATGGAACGCGCCAGAAAAGTCTACGTGCTCGCTGACCATAGCAAGTTCGGAGAGACACATTTGGCGAAGTTCGCCGGGGTGTCCGATGTCGATCGGATTATTACAGATGCGGCGGCACAGCATCTTGTCAGTAAGTATGCGGAGCTGGGCATCAACCTGGAGCTGGCGAGCTTGCAGGGCGTGAGCAGGTAA